One genomic segment of uncultured Desulfobacter sp. includes these proteins:
- the murJ gene encoding murein biosynthesis integral membrane protein MurJ codes for MTQTSTFKKIGFASLIMMASVFASRIIGLVRETAIAWMGGASAGVDAYQVAFVIPEILNHVVASGFLSITFIPIFTRYLVENNEQEGYRVFSVILNCFGAGLFIFIGLSMVFAPELISVLAPGLRNGPAFELAVRMTRIIIPAQFFFFAGGLFNAVQYSKERFVFPALAPLIYNTGIIVGGIFLYPVLGMEGFAWGVLAGAFFGSFLLQLFGAKKLGLIYVPSFNFKHPDVIKYVLLTLPLMLGLTMTFSTEILMKFFGSFLSEGSISAMNYALRIMFILVGLFGNAIGVASYPFMAKIAAEKDFSGLNTIINQTLKYIFIVMPFSVVFMILNKEVVAILFQRGAFDVHDAALTSGVLPYFMAGAFAFSAQTIVSRGFFAVQNTLFPAIFSSVCVALSLPLLYFAMTAMGIKGVALGLSLSVIITTGALFEAWNRKTKNAGRSEVYAFFGVMVLVSIVVWLILKAAYAGILGLIPISGFFAHIFICIIVGTLFLIILAGLGKALKIKEISTLYTKVLAKTGLLKKN; via the coding sequence ATGACACAAACCTCCACCTTTAAAAAAATCGGATTTGCCTCGTTGATCATGATGGCATCAGTGTTTGCCAGCAGGATCATCGGTCTTGTACGTGAAACCGCCATTGCCTGGATGGGTGGTGCAAGTGCCGGTGTTGACGCTTATCAGGTGGCATTTGTAATTCCTGAAATTTTAAACCATGTGGTGGCGTCAGGTTTTTTATCCATTACTTTTATCCCCATCTTTACCCGTTATCTTGTTGAAAACAACGAACAGGAAGGATACCGGGTTTTTTCCGTTATTCTGAACTGCTTTGGTGCAGGTCTTTTTATTTTTATCGGCCTTTCCATGGTTTTTGCTCCGGAACTGATTTCAGTTCTTGCCCCCGGGCTAAGAAACGGCCCGGCCTTTGAGCTTGCTGTACGCATGACCCGAATCATTATTCCGGCCCAGTTTTTCTTTTTTGCCGGAGGACTGTTCAATGCCGTACAATATTCAAAGGAACGGTTTGTTTTCCCGGCGCTTGCACCATTGATCTATAATACCGGCATCATTGTAGGCGGGATATTTCTGTATCCGGTTCTGGGTATGGAAGGATTTGCATGGGGTGTGCTTGCCGGCGCCTTCTTCGGCAGTTTCCTGCTCCAATTGTTTGGGGCTAAAAAGTTAGGGCTGATATATGTGCCAAGTTTTAATTTCAAGCATCCTGATGTGATCAAATACGTTTTATTAACGTTACCCCTGATGCTTGGATTGACCATGACCTTTTCCACGGAAATCCTGATGAAATTCTTTGGCTCGTTTTTAAGCGAGGGAAGCATTTCAGCCATGAATTACGCCCTTCGCATCATGTTTATACTGGTGGGGCTTTTTGGCAATGCCATTGGTGTAGCCTCCTATCCGTTCATGGCAAAAATTGCTGCGGAAAAAGATTTTTCCGGCTTAAACACGATTATTAACCAAACGCTAAAATATATATTTATTGTGATGCCCTTTTCAGTAGTCTTTATGATTCTCAATAAAGAGGTTGTGGCCATTTTATTCCAGCGTGGGGCATTTGACGTCCATGATGCTGCCCTGACATCAGGTGTGCTGCCGTATTTCATGGCCGGGGCCTTTGCATTTTCCGCCCAGACCATTGTTTCCCGGGGTTTTTTTGCCGTTCAAAACACATTATTTCCTGCCATTTTCTCTTCTGTATGTGTGGCGTTAAGCCTGCCGCTGCTCTATTTTGCAATGACAGCCATGGGAATTAAAGGTGTGGCTTTGGGTCTGTCTTTGTCCGTGATCATTACTACTGGTGCTTTATTTGAAGCCTGGAACAGGAAAACAAAAAACGCGGGGCGCTCAGAGGTCTACGCTTTCTTTGGTGTAATGGTACTGGTCAGTATCGTGGTATGGCTGATTTTAAAAGCGGCATATGCCGGAATTCTTGGTTTAATCCCGATCTCTGGTTTTTTCGCCCATATATTCATATGTATTATTGTCGGCACGTTATTTCTGATCATTCTGGCAGGTCTCGGAAAAGCCCTTAAAATAAAGGAAATAAGCACGCTCTATACCAAGGTGCTGGCCAAAACTGGTTTGCTTAAAAAAAATTAA